From one Euwallacea fornicatus isolate EFF26 chromosome 4, ASM4011564v1, whole genome shotgun sequence genomic stretch:
- the Cdc10 gene encoding cyclin-dependent kinase 10 has product MNVDILKPGDTKPREIENGAEPSAPITKKGILTSFLTGKPMNIPENDLLGRCRFVSEFEKLNRIGEGTYGIVYRAKDTMSGQIVALKKVRMDQERDGMPISSLREIQILQNCKHDNIVHLKEVVVGKSLESIFLVMEYCEQDLASLLDNMQAPFTESQVKCIMLQVLRGLRYLHHNFVVHRDLKVSNLLMTDKGCVKIADFGLARKFGIPLKPMTPHVVTLWYRSPELLLQATIQATSVDMWAAGCILGELLGHKPLLPGRCEIQQLELIVDLLGTPSDAIWPGFSNLPALQNYSLKQQPYNNLKQKFPWLSAAGLRLLNFLFMYDPRKRATAEECLQSSYFKEPPLPCDPKLMPTFPQHRNIKGSKNPAAPDTSDQTSNLPAISDLLGSIVKKRRVE; this is encoded by the exons ATGAAcgtggatattttaaagccaG GTGATACCAAGCCTCGAGAAATAGAAAATGGGGCTGAGCCATCAGCCCCCATTACCAAAAAAGGCATACTAACATCTTTTCTTACTGGTAAACCCATGAATATTCCAGAGAATGACCTT cttgGTCGATGCAGATTTGTCTCTGAATTTGAGAAACTGAACCGTATTGGAGAAGGCACATATGGTATTGTCT ACAGAGCTAAAGACACAATGTCTGGCCAGATTGTGGCTCTTAAAAAAGTTCGAATGGACCAGGAGCGAGACGGTATGCCAATTAGCAGCCTGAGGGAAATCCAGATTTTGCAGAATTGTAAACACGATAATATAGTCCACCTAAAGGAAGTGGTAGTTGGGAAAAGCTTAGAAAG CATTTTCTTAGTAATGGAGTATTGTGAACAAGATTTGGCTTCACTACTTGACAACATGCAGGCTCCATTCACAGAATCCCAAGTCAAGTGTATAATGCTGCAAGTATTACGAGGGCTCCGTTACTTGCACCACAACTTTGTAGTTCACCGAGACCTTAAAGTGTCGAATTTGCTTATGACTGATAAAGGATGTGTAAAAATCG CTGACTTTGGTCTTGCCAGGAAATTTGGTATACCTTTAAAACCCATGACTCCTCACGTAGTCACTTTATGGTACAGATCTCCGGAACTACTATTACAAGCTACAATACAAGCAACCAGTGTTGATATGTGGGCGGCAGGCTGCATTTTAGGAGAACTTTTAGGGCACAAACCCTTATTGCCTGGGCGGtgtgaaattcaacaattggAATTGATTGTTGATTTGTTGGGCACCCCTTCAGATGCCATTTGGCCAGGATTCAGTAATTTGCCGGCTCTACAAAACTATAGCTTAAAACAACAACCctataataatttgaaacaaaaatttccttGGCTGTCTGCTGCAGGATTGAGattgttgaatttcttgtTCATGTATGATCCTCGGAAGAGGGCCACTGCTGAGGAGTGTTTGCAAAGTAGCTATTTTAAAGAACCACCGTTAC CTTGTGATCCCAAGCTTATGCCAACGTTCCCTCAGCATAGGAACATCAAAGGATCGAAGAACCCGGCTGCACCTGATACCTCAGaccaaacgagtaatttaccTGCAATTTCAGATTTG ttGGGTTCCATAGTAAAAAAGAGGCGAGTGGAATAA